The Colias croceus chromosome 2, ilColCroc2.1 region agagtaacgtctctgctatttaaaaagaaaaaaggtttattgacacaaaattgtagcgacgtcagttcttcaattcagaaattgtttattatgtttagtatggtttatcagtagaatgaaatcttaaaattacttgtatcggtcattattattataaatatgcaatcataattgaaaaaagttaagcaaatgtgcagttctaacaaaacgaaatatcatgttattctatgtcgtcgttactaggttacgttgttgaattttgttgaactgtcaaatgttgcctattaaaatggctctactataatcgCCGTAATGGCGTCAAACCTCCACAATCATTTGTTGTGCCAACACTCTCGATTGTTAAGAGGGCTCATTAAATGTGCAAGTTTGGCAAATGCAATATATGCTGCATAAtgtggaaaagataaatgaaaaaGTGTAATGTAATcctaagtataaaatatgtgaaaaagtTAACTAAAAAGTCGTTATAGAAAGTTCTACATTGACATAGAGATAGGTTGAAAATGTATGACAGTCATAAACATAATCTAAGGACTTAtgataatgtataaaaatatacaagtaAAATACGATATTCTTGCTACCATTATTTAAGTGATGTTATTGCTCAAAAATTCACTTCAACGGAATAACGAATTCAATCTATTTGGAAAGGagaggaggaggttatcaattcggccggtatgtttttttttatgtatgtacaccgtttactccgaggtttctgaacccatttacgtgattctttttttgttcgatgcgggatggtgtcgaattggtcccataaaaattttattcggataggcccagtagtttttattttatgagcatttttgtctgtagttgtaaattttgcaagtgcaagtttgaagtcggttgtttttaacgcagttatcacttgttcaaGAAATCATTGTGatgaaatagaaaatttaataactccTGAGAAATCAGAATGTACACTGCAGTTATCAATTATCATGTGCATATATTTCTACATATAAAActactacatattattctaAGGACACAAGTTTGTTTTACCTAAAtcaaaattggaaaaaaatattatgcaaatcGTGATATTTAGAAAGATTactgataaaaaattatgactGCTAAATTATTAccttcaaatatatttttgtgaataattATCGGTTCTAAGCTTATACAAATAAGTAACTGTAAAAAGGAACCATTTTATGCATTCTTCGTATTTTTGTACATACTTCCATTCAAAAACATCTGTAATCATCTAGATATTGtagattttttgtttaattggcTAGCGCTAGAAAATACACATGTAAAAatgatagaaaaatatttcatgcATCTTAAATTAGCAAGTGCACACTGCACCTCGAGACTTTCTATAACATTTGTTGATAATTGCTCCAAGACTGGTAATTTTAAGTTCCCTGCATTGTATTGGCAAAAGTATAAGAATAATGTGCAAGCTAGTTATTGGCATGTAAATATTTGAGCAATTTTTTCGGTAATATAACTAAATTGTTATCAGTGAATATGACTTCactagatataatataatggttcatatataaattttgtacaaatttGTTATAAAGTGTATAATGACTAATGAGTTTTGGGTTTTAAGTTCCAGTTATTAGGTGGAAGGATTTCCTATTACTGAAGTGTTAGAACATAAaagttcatattataatataagttttaaataagcTGTCATAATGTTTAAtactatgataataaatagataattgtCTAGAATTAGTTCTCAGTagagatattttattgtaagatgtacataaatataaaattttttaaagatagtCTTGCGTCACTATGTTAAGATATTTAcgataattttagtataagGCATTGGTAAACTGATGAACATATAGTTTTTGAATTCATGGAAAATGCATATTTTTAGCAAtactattaataaatgtacacacggtacaatttttatttaatgcatgTGGATTACATTTTCACATACCATATTTCTCTCTGGCATCTGATTGATGCTTGTgcaatatgttttaattttcaataaacatattGTCTGaagtaaaattttcttttatttggtataaatgttttttaagtCATCAACCTAATATTGTACAGCTATCTATGATGTGAGATTTCTCTTGCAGGTAAAAGCTATTTCTGTAATTATTGTAGTAACATCAGGAGCAAGTGGATTATTTAAGAATGGAACTGTTCcaaattcttaaaactatacccattatacacataatatatttttctatggactgtataataaaataaagaacaaATGAAACCATTTcttggaaaaaaatatttattttataatcacaGCAATGCATTCATTATATCAGTCTACtacataacatttataatttctgCCCAGCAGATcataataatcattataaatCATTAGAGAAAgtgaaaaatacatttttatattgtgaaaataatcatataaatatataaagaatagaaaataatcaGTTCAAAACAGTGAGATAGGAAAGTAAGAATTTCATGAAGTAAAGATATTTTGAGTTTGATCAgaaggtattatttttaatactgaaCATGTTGTAACAAAtgagaaattaaagattaacAAAGTTTGCATATAATTAACATCTTAAATCCTAAACAATTAAGTATAACACAATTTTTAACCAACATACATATTGGCCCCAGCTTTCGCCAACTGGTCAGCCATTTCATTGCCATAGACTCCTCTGTGAGCTTCAACGTAATTCCACCTGATTTGGAGTTTGTTCTGAAGATTGTCCAGTTCTTTGAAGTCCTTCTCATTTTTAACTGGTTCACCTGATTGCAGTTTCCATCCTTTCCTTTTCCAACCTAGaagtgtattttataaagaatgaTATTTAATGAAACAAGTACTTTCATTTTGCTTTATTATTAatctcatttttttaattgtttttttttaataactcacCTGTGAGCTTACAGGCATAGACAGAGAGTAGTTAAATTATAGGTATAAGTATTAGTGTGTAATTAGAAGTGTTATACAAACCTGGGAGCCATTTGGTAACCGAGTTGATGAGAAACTGTGAATCAGTATTAATAGCCAGCTTTTGAACTCCATTATCTATTGCCTGTTTAATTGCTTTGGTAGCTGCCTGTATTTCCCCACAGTTATTTGTGGCCCTTCCAGATACTGGCTCACTGACATTAAGAGGGTGGCCATCTGCCCAATACACTCCTATACCTGCCTTTGCACCCTTGCGACCATTCGCGGAACAAGCTCCATCAGTGTACACCTGCACGAATCCTTGATCATCTACTTTAAAATCACCCCCCTGTTCCTGTTCTATCAATATTGACGTTTTTCCCTTTGTACTCTTATTATAAATCTTATCAACACCTTTTGCAAAACCTTTCAGTCTCGCTTCAATATCATCAAGCTGTTTAACAATCATAGTATTCAAATCGTCATCAGAACTATTGCTACTGGTACTAGTAGTCCGTGCTTTAGACTTTGATTTTTTCTTCGGTATATCGTCCTTAGCTTTAGCACTGTTCGACGTTGTGGAGTAATTTCTCTTAAGGTTATTGTTGGTTGTAGGTAAACTAGAACGACTGTTCTGTGGTTTCTGTTTTGTTGATCCGCTTCCGCCACTATTAACGGTTATGAAATCTTGTGCTTCAATAactgtattaaattttttgtatctTGCACCAGGGAAACCCTTCACTTGCGCTTCACAATCACCCCAGTTCATATAAATCCCCGAGGTCCGACCTTTTGCCACGGCATAGAAAggcatttttgtattatttgataaACTGTTGTTTAAACTACTACTACATCTCATAAAAATCCTTTGAGCACCAAATACCCTCTTTAACATTGAAttcaaatgaaatatatttttattgttttgaatttCGCCAATTGTAGGTAACGTTGCAAACCGACAGCCGATTGCCGAAACGATATGACAGGCACTGTCAGTGTCAAACtatcaatgtattttttttgtttatggcAATATTATGGCATATATTTGGCGAAGTCCCTTTTTATTAAGAgaaaaagaatattaaaatttgaattattgGTCAATGATGCAATCTGTGGATGcaatagtattataaatattatctgtgcaTCTATGCATATGAACCTTGATATGAACCAAGATATTATGAACTGGGcaaatgaatttatattgaaaactcTACGTCTAGGTACTCTCCTTGGTCTACTCATAAGCGCGTTGGTGAAAACGTTTACCATCAGAATATGTCTGTGGAATATGTGATACTtactttaaattcaaattcaatcttTGAATTTTGTATTGCAATGGACGGAAAGTAGGTACCTCTTTCTAGataccaataataaaattattatttttgtaatattaaaatgaccGCCTTTTACAAAATGAGTATGGATGTATACACGGTAAGTATATACATATACCGAAAtggtacattttaaattttttatcgcTGTCTGTTTATTCCGGCTAATCCCTGGAACGGCCGCGGCTGGACCAATTTTTACGGAATTCACTGACAGATAGCTGATGTTAGGAGTACCTAACTAAGGCTATTTTTAATAGTAGTTAATTACGTAATCCTAATACATACTAATAGATACTAATCCCACAGGAACATTAGGATTTAAACTAAAAAGGAAAAGCTAGTTTTGTAGATAAAATTTTttcttatcaaaattaaaaaagattcTTACGTAAACGGTCGAGTTGTTTTTGACAACGTAACAATCAATCGAAAATATTACTTGTTAGTTATTggcataatttattaattatagattAGTGATGTGGCATTAGCTACTATGCTACTATTAATTAGTATTCTGTGGCCGGAGTGGAGTAACTGGTGTGTCACGCGACTGGTAAGTATAGCTTTTCAAAAGCGAGCGAAGCTTTTGATTCGGTGTAGCAAAAGGTGCTGTTGCTACACCGAATCCGATTTTTTGCATTCAAATttcgttatttaaataaaacaactcgATTACAGTTATGTACTTTATTAGGATACTTAACTGAATTATCATATAAGTTCTGTCATtccataatacataataatgttaacaCATAAAACTACATCACTTCTAGTGTTTCGTAAAAAATCTgagatttttgtttaaattaagtattatcgataatttgaatttaacgtgaacaaaagttacatttcataattattgcaaattttaagaccaacattaagtattaattaatgggttatttaagtaaactataatattttacattacatCATACAGTTCACTTCTTATTAGTATTATGctcaaaaaattaatttcatcttAATTTAAGAATTGTCCGTACACAAACTACGATGTAAAACGCGGGAatctttcaaaataatattaaatcatgcGTATTACACAacctacaaaaaataatattatctaggtaggtaggtgttgtcaatacaaaaattaaagtgTCTATCATAcaaaatcaaatcatttatcTCAATAATTATGACAAAAACTTATAGGTAATGAACGTTTTACTTAGGTAATTAATGTTATGAAACACTTGTGattgattattttgaaaatgacgaCAATAcagtattcaatattcatagtataccttaaaaaaaacctgaaaatgcaacatattttataagtatttaggAGCAGATTTCAAATAGAAATGTCTCgaatacctattttattttatcaaaacgtTAATCATGGCACTATTATTGACAATCGCTTGGGGTTAATAAATGGAAGATATAGTGTATAATATAGCTAGTACCtaccaattttaattataaccgATTAAATAACACACACGCAACTACAAACTAAAAGTCAACGGCCTTTTAACATGTAGGTACTAACACATTGTCATCGGCCCaactctatttaaaaaatatacaatccCAGATCAAACATATAAGTATAATCTGAGTATACAACCATACAACTAGATAATCCTCAAACGCATTTTACTAAGTCAAAACGTTTATGtccttatataaaaacatatcttataaataaaattaatttaagaataatacacaacatattaataaaatttattaaattgtgaaCAATCGTTTTGGTTAATACTTGGTAAGTTGTAATCAGTATTGagaacaatattaattacttcaCAAGAGTGATGAAgaagttaataaatagcactgcaaaaataacattatgccggctgtatttttttcaattattattataagcatGGAATGTACTTAACATAATAATGATCCccttcttataaatatttggtaattagtgtttaattttgcaGGTAAATTTAGAGCTCAAAAACTCTGCATACAGTACTACATacgtattatattgtattattgattattttatccttctatacagaaaaaaatatttctacatataggtacaactGTATGTAAACATCGTATgtaaatttatctataaatcattattttattatataatgtatatcTAATCGATATAATGTTTCTCAATTTGGAAAATACGCATATCGCGTACGCatacgtataaaaaataataataatcattatttttgcAGTACCAACAGATAACATTGTCGTTCTGAATGACTAGTCAGTAGTCACTAATATTTTTCAGTTGATCAATGTTCGAtctcaatttaaattttatcttcaaTCATGACAAAAATTCAATAACAACATAGGTACATCCGCGTACCGTAATATTTTCCTATATATATGCCCCTGAGGGtaaacaattaacaattttaataataacgaAAATACGACATGAAAATTTCACGCAAACACGAGTCAAATAACCTCCTCCTATTCTTTGAAGTCGGTCAATAAAGTGAAAATTCAATGGACAAACTTAATTGTTACAAACATcagaaaaattttattattagctaataaattttgttgttCATGGACCACAATCAATTCTTTGGCTTTACAATTAGAAGCCAAATTTAAAACCTATTAACAGATTTGTGAATAGGttttaatcattaaaaaataggCGAATCCGGTTGTGTATGCATAATAGAAAGCTAAAAATAACTTTCTGctgttttttaaaaacaaaaacataattctGATGTATGCACATTTAAAccataagtaggtaggtatacgtAGGTATAATTGAGGATTCCAAAAACTTGGCTATAACCACCTATAATAACGGTTAGCCTGTTTTTATTCAAACGGTACGTTTCCATAGTAAACGCGTGTTTTTTATTGGTAGTTTGATAATTAGATCGATGAGCACCCTGTAGACtagagaaaaaaatgtaaaatctaCCTAGCATTATCTACAAGCGTATTTACAGCTGCCTGATCTATCCTAAGCGAAAAGGTCAAAGTCATTCAACTGCTGAAGGTGAAAAGGGAAAACGTCACGCGTACAATGATCCTCACTATATTGTAACTGGTAAAAATTCGTACTTGATTATTTTactcttaaaattaaacaacgaGTAGGTAACTACCTATTCTATCCgtcgaaaaataataagttttgacttacaaataaaagGGTTTAACTGGATGAATATTTGCTACCAGGCTTAATTTTCTACTAGTTAGTTAATGTTCTCGCGGAaaaattagtttaaatataaaaatattttcacttaATCTATGTATTTTACTTATCTGTGCGTGTTTATTCACGGTGTTCATCTCGATGCTCAAAGCCATTGATGGTGAAAGCTATGCTAATGatattcaaaatatctctatattgTGGATGGAGCGtgatatgaataattattaaagacgGAATATAGAGGCCAACgttaggtaattaattttgattgaattttgtattttataataaatttcaacgaattttgttttgtaaaatgaGCCTAGCAACTAATCTGTGAACTATTATGCAAAAGCGTGGTTCCCTTCTTAGATATTTCATTCTTCTCCGACgacatttaaatacatataacacaCATTTCAACACGTATACCGGTAACGGTTAACATAATACTTCCGATACGTTACTCCTATCGGTTCAAGCGATGTTAAAACACACCGTTTCTATTGCAATACACCTAAACTAATCGATTTCTACCGCTAAAATTGTCCGAACGTGTCATTTCTACAAGGCACGTATCGTGGATacgttgaaaaaatatttatttgtctatGGTATGTCGATATTTAACTGTTCTACGGTCTTTGGTTCACTAACACGAATCAGTCATTGTATAACACACCTTGAAAGCAAGGTCTATATGGAGCACTCGTCACTATCCCGCGCGTAGTCATCATCTTCTTCGTCAACGTTTCGAGcgctctttttaattttaccgGATACAATTCCAGTATTAACTTTACTGAACACACTGCTACGATTCAGTCTGGAGTTTTCTCTTTGTGGGCTTAAACGTTCTGCGACGGCTCTTTCGTAATTATCCGAGATTTTACTGACGCCGTTCACAGGACTGGTTGGGGATTTTACAGTTTTGTTCGGGGATAAAACCTTCTTTTCGCCAGTTTTATCCAGAACTCCGCTCGTCGCTGCCGTGTATGAAGGTGGATCCTTCGCTCTTGCTCCTCCAGGATTCAGTAATTgtgaatataaaaaactattattcCCGACGTTAAATCGATTTTCCATCTTGCCGTTCATCATCATTAAACTAACTGGTTTTTCTGGTGGGATTGGTTTCTCTCCTTTTCGTTCTTGCACGTTAGTTTTGTTCGCCCATCTGTCCGTACTGCCCAACGCGTATATGGTGCTGAGGTTCACGAAACCAGCTGGCTGGTTCGGTGTTCGTGAGATAGCGGGAACATTTCCTGGGACATCTTTGGTACGAACATTGGATATACTGTCGCTAAAAGTGGAATCTTCCACGCTGGAGTCCTCAATGACGTCGGTGTTAGTGACGTCATCAATGTTTGGTGATAAGCAATCGTCGTCTGTTTCATCGTatgagctgaaatttataagatcaaatattaaaacagtCCTTTATAAACGGTCGACACATTTTCATATGTACTGAATGCAACGAAACTGCGAGGAATACTTGTTAGTCGCTTCATGCTTTATGCCAATGAGTttatatacaaacaaaaagcATAAACTGAATTGGGCGGATATGTACAGGGACATATTATGTGAGTATGTTTTCATCAGTAAGGCAGACAATATTTCAAGCAAATTCGTTCAAAGTCGTGACGATCACAATATTGTTGCACATAGTTTTTGCAAGTCGCTTTTGTGATGTTATAATGCAGTGCGATTATCGTTACATACAAAGGAAAATAAAAGCAACTTTTCTGTATCTGTAAATATCTTATTCTGAAACTGAAGATAAAAATCATCGATATAGGAACACAAATCAAACTAAGCTACTACTTAACAAAGTTACTTCAGAATTAATTAACACACAGTACCAACttgaaaacttattttaacttataatattataatggaaCGGAATTTAAAATACTACCAAATCATAATTATATCGTAAACTACTAAAGGTATACATACtagcaataattaaaaaaaaatacggtACTAAACTCAACAAAATATACTTTCTatactaacaaaataaaaaaatgtcaccatagtttcaaacaaaaaaccaACACATGAGATATGAAAAAACATTTGTATTCCTGTATAGACGATATATATGtagcttttattatttagatatatattgtattttatatttgaatgcAAACTGACACAGTAATTATACACTGCACTTCAAGAACACAGGCTTACCCTATCATAGCCAGTTCTGTCTCCCTCCCTGATGAAagaaattgtaatattcgatCAATATAGATGACAATCGAAATAAACCATACAATACtctataaatataagatattatgatcattatataaataggtaacgaagatacaaaataaaaatatatatctgaggaataaattaaacatagaATACATATGAAAGTCCAAATATAAAGagaagttataaataaataattttgaatttagtaTTTCGACTACAACGGAATTAAATGCgttctattcattattaatacgatattaataataaatgaatcgTGTTTTAAATCAGTAAATAGCCGTTAGTATCGCGAAAAAAGGTTTTGCATTCAGAACATATTTTTGAACTATTTAAGACATTTTGCGATGTGAGGCGGTCTAACACAGGTGCTGTAGGAATCAAATGCTCAATGCTTGTTGGAACTTCTATGACCTAGTGCGTGAATACTAAACACATTTACTTTACCGAatcgaaattattatttgtacaatCTATCGCCATTCAACCTTGAAGTTCTGCAGAATTCATAGAAACGATTAATAGAATCCCTTTTTTCGGATTCTTTGATTATGTTATACAGCCTAgggaaaagaaatataattatgaaatatttatcaaagtgGTAAAAAATTGTGATAGAGAAGTGTATGGAAATTAGGTCCTTTTCCAAAACAAATAAggtttataattgtaattgatCTTACATTTGGTCTTGCGCGTCGCTGCCTCCTTCTTCAGCGACCAACAGTTCGTATTCTTCAGCCGCGAATCGATCCCATTCCGACatctgtaattttttaaattaattatgtattaaaagaaatatcgaA contains the following coding sequences:
- the LOC123698591 gene encoding ribonuclease H1; the encoded protein is MLKRVFGAQRIFMRCSSSLNNSLSNNTKMPFYAVAKGRTSGIYMNWGDCEAQVKGFPGARYKKFNTVIEAQDFITVNSGGSGSTKQKPQNSRSSLPTTNNNLKRNYSTTSNSAKAKDDIPKKKSKSKARTTSTSSNSSDDDLNTMIVKQLDDIEARLKGFAKGVDKIYNKSTKGKTSILIEQEQGGDFKVDDQGFVQVYTDGACSANGRKGAKAGIGVYWADGHPLNVSEPVSGRATNNCGEIQAATKAIKQAIDNGVQKLAINTDSQFLINSVTKWLPGWKRKGWKLQSGEPVKNEKDFKELDNLQNKLQIRWNYVEAHRGVYGNEMADQLAKAGANMYVG